A single genomic interval of Lathyrus oleraceus cultivar Zhongwan6 chromosome 7, CAAS_Psat_ZW6_1.0, whole genome shotgun sequence harbors:
- the LOC127101031 gene encoding uncharacterized protein LOC127101031 isoform X2, which yields MAQLERPQRHADASKSPGSIQTIEQLLRGEASKPKLSQSKSSSSSACSSPSSPFFQRLRHLDSEEDHGQNQNQKKSVITKVKEKAKKLRHSLSKKKHEDWNLTSPPSSAGHEGDGAEEDAEKHGATLYESEMAHEGHKESTRQHSRPSPVTPQKHVLSNNEKLGLEQAREKTLNRSLSKKTTQPAETATPAPTLSGPSKIIAKTSPEKNQTPAYAEASETAQYITSKVHGLSVSKPGENHNSSSTANKQASLSIRTSRTPPAKMPSQIAPSIPRDSSNPVETSPPSPPASAPPGPTNNSPPSQIWDKGVSVKEYLMNKFEPGEDEKALSKVISEAMSPRRTPGDVGVIEKVREAVTSLLRTEEPTKHADTNTNTNTNTNTTSRTPSQVSASTSTTRAPSQISVSASTSTTRAPSQLPVSFNTQEDVQEENHGRVLQAN from the exons ATGGCTCAACTGGAACGCCCTCAGAGACATGCCGATGCTTCGAAAAGTCCTGGTTCCATTCAAACCATAGAACAACTCCTCCGAG GAGAAGCCTCAAAGCCAAAGCTGTCACAAAGCAAATCCTCGTCTTCTTCGGCCTGTTCTTCTCCGTCCTCTCCTTTCTTCCAAAGGTTGAGGCATCTTGACTCAGAAGAAGACCATGGCCAGAATCAGAATCAGAAGAAATCAGTTATCACCAAAGTAAAGGAAAAAGCCAAGAAGTTGCGCCATAGCCTCAGTAAGAAAAAACACGAGGACTGGAATCTTACTAGTCCCCCTTCGAGTGCTGGACATGAAGGTGATGGAGCAGAAGAAGATGCTGAAAAGCATGGAGCTACAT TGTATGAATCTGAGATGGCACATGAAGGACATAAAGAAAGTACAAGGCAACATTCAAGACCGAGTCCAGTAACCCCACAGAAGCATGTTCTGTCAAACAATGAAAAGCTTGGATTAGAACAAGCTAGAGAAAAGACACTAAATCGTTCGCTGTCAAAGAAAACAACACAACCAGCTGAAACAGCAACTCCTGCGCCGACACTTTCTGGTCCAAGCAAGATAATCGCCAAAACCTCACCGGAGAAGAATCAGACACCAGCATATGCTGAAGCATCAGAAACAGCTCAATATATAACCTCCAAAGTTCACGGCCTCTCAGTTTCCAAACCTGGAGAGAATCACAATTCATCATCAACAGCTAATAAACAGGCATCATTGTCCATTCGCACTTCACGTACTCCTCCAGCTAAAATGCCTTCTCAAATAGCTCCAAGCATCCCTCGAGATTCATCAAATCCAGTGGAAACTTCACCACCTTCACCACCCGCATCTGCTCCACCGGGTCCGACCAATAACTCTCCCCCGTCACAGATATGGGATAAGGGTGTTTCGGTGAAGGAATACTTGATGAACAAATTTGAGCCAGGTGAAGATGAGAAAGCTCTCTCGAAAGTGATATCTGAAGCAATGAGTCCTAGAAGAACTCCCGGTGATGTAGGTGTGATTGAGAAGGTGAGAGAAGCGGTAACATCTTTGCTCCGAACTGAGGAACCAACAAAACATGCAGACACAAAtacaaacacaaacacaaacacgAACACTACTTCTCGTACGCCATCCCAAGTCTCAGCATCTACCAGCACCACCCGTGCACCATCTCAAATCTCTGTCTCAGCCTCTACCAGCACTACCCGTGCGCCATctcaactccctgtatcttttaACACTCAAGAAG ATGTTCAGGAAGAAAACCATGGCAGGGTTCTTCAGGCAAATTGA
- the LOC127101031 gene encoding uncharacterized protein LOC127101031 isoform X1, with protein MAQLERPQRHADASKSPGSIQTIEQLLRAGEASKPKLSQSKSSSSSACSSPSSPFFQRLRHLDSEEDHGQNQNQKKSVITKVKEKAKKLRHSLSKKKHEDWNLTSPPSSAGHEGDGAEEDAEKHGATLYESEMAHEGHKESTRQHSRPSPVTPQKHVLSNNEKLGLEQAREKTLNRSLSKKTTQPAETATPAPTLSGPSKIIAKTSPEKNQTPAYAEASETAQYITSKVHGLSVSKPGENHNSSSTANKQASLSIRTSRTPPAKMPSQIAPSIPRDSSNPVETSPPSPPASAPPGPTNNSPPSQIWDKGVSVKEYLMNKFEPGEDEKALSKVISEAMSPRRTPGDVGVIEKVREAVTSLLRTEEPTKHADTNTNTNTNTNTTSRTPSQVSASTSTTRAPSQISVSASTSTTRAPSQLPVSFNTQEDVQEENHGRVLQAN; from the exons ATGGCTCAACTGGAACGCCCTCAGAGACATGCCGATGCTTCGAAAAGTCCTGGTTCCATTCAAACCATAGAACAACTCCTCCGAG CAGGAGAAGCCTCAAAGCCAAAGCTGTCACAAAGCAAATCCTCGTCTTCTTCGGCCTGTTCTTCTCCGTCCTCTCCTTTCTTCCAAAGGTTGAGGCATCTTGACTCAGAAGAAGACCATGGCCAGAATCAGAATCAGAAGAAATCAGTTATCACCAAAGTAAAGGAAAAAGCCAAGAAGTTGCGCCATAGCCTCAGTAAGAAAAAACACGAGGACTGGAATCTTACTAGTCCCCCTTCGAGTGCTGGACATGAAGGTGATGGAGCAGAAGAAGATGCTGAAAAGCATGGAGCTACAT TGTATGAATCTGAGATGGCACATGAAGGACATAAAGAAAGTACAAGGCAACATTCAAGACCGAGTCCAGTAACCCCACAGAAGCATGTTCTGTCAAACAATGAAAAGCTTGGATTAGAACAAGCTAGAGAAAAGACACTAAATCGTTCGCTGTCAAAGAAAACAACACAACCAGCTGAAACAGCAACTCCTGCGCCGACACTTTCTGGTCCAAGCAAGATAATCGCCAAAACCTCACCGGAGAAGAATCAGACACCAGCATATGCTGAAGCATCAGAAACAGCTCAATATATAACCTCCAAAGTTCACGGCCTCTCAGTTTCCAAACCTGGAGAGAATCACAATTCATCATCAACAGCTAATAAACAGGCATCATTGTCCATTCGCACTTCACGTACTCCTCCAGCTAAAATGCCTTCTCAAATAGCTCCAAGCATCCCTCGAGATTCATCAAATCCAGTGGAAACTTCACCACCTTCACCACCCGCATCTGCTCCACCGGGTCCGACCAATAACTCTCCCCCGTCACAGATATGGGATAAGGGTGTTTCGGTGAAGGAATACTTGATGAACAAATTTGAGCCAGGTGAAGATGAGAAAGCTCTCTCGAAAGTGATATCTGAAGCAATGAGTCCTAGAAGAACTCCCGGTGATGTAGGTGTGATTGAGAAGGTGAGAGAAGCGGTAACATCTTTGCTCCGAACTGAGGAACCAACAAAACATGCAGACACAAAtacaaacacaaacacaaacacgAACACTACTTCTCGTACGCCATCCCAAGTCTCAGCATCTACCAGCACCACCCGTGCACCATCTCAAATCTCTGTCTCAGCCTCTACCAGCACTACCCGTGCGCCATctcaactccctgtatcttttaACACTCAAGAAG ATGTTCAGGAAGAAAACCATGGCAGGGTTCTTCAGGCAAATTGA